From the genome of Lawsonella clevelandensis, one region includes:
- a CDS encoding OB-fold nucleic acid binding domain-containing protein, translating into MSVLHNRITPIGACRLGHKVTVTGTISMVTVSAPHAPAGVEAHLYDDSGVIELHWMGRHTMPGIDTGRHIEVEGRIALHGRDLAIYNPRYELLS; encoded by the coding sequence ATGAGTGTCCTGCATAACCGTATCACCCCTATTGGGGCATGTCGGCTCGGTCACAAAGTCACTGTCACAGGAACAATTAGCATGGTGACAGTCAGCGCCCCTCACGCACCTGCTGGCGTAGAAGCGCATCTTTATGATGACTCAGGAGTTATTGAGCTTCATTGGATGGGTCGTCATACCATGCCGGGTATAGATACCGGACGGCATATTGAAGTTGAAGGACGCATCGCACTGCATGGGCGAGATTTGGCTATCTACAACCCACGCTACGAATTGCTATCATGA
- a CDS encoding DUF3159 domain-containing protein, with the protein MTAPDPTDPQRTDECPSLPPAEIENDFHAEDSVHAEIEETLLERMGGWQGLVYSTLPVLIFVPVNAWKGLQPAIWGALAVALVIFIARLIRKEKLTPAVSGFLAVVLCAFIAYRMGNAKGYFVWGIWISAAYAVLSIISMIVRWPIVGVVWNALNGLGQDWHADKNCRRWYDLATFAWVLVFAARFVVQQWLYVEEAATALGVTRIIMGWPLTILAVVVTVWTVRKATVAELAPAVETVSSGENSTRSDLAE; encoded by the coding sequence ATGACTGCACCAGATCCTACTGATCCTCAGCGCACTGACGAGTGCCCCTCGCTACCCCCAGCTGAAATAGAGAACGACTTTCACGCCGAGGACTCCGTCCATGCGGAAATCGAAGAAACCTTGCTCGAACGCATGGGAGGGTGGCAGGGATTGGTCTATTCCACGCTGCCTGTCCTTATCTTTGTCCCCGTCAATGCATGGAAGGGGCTACAGCCGGCGATCTGGGGAGCACTTGCCGTTGCACTTGTTATTTTTATTGCCAGACTGATCCGCAAAGAGAAACTGACTCCAGCAGTATCCGGATTCCTCGCCGTTGTGCTATGCGCGTTCATTGCGTACCGAATGGGTAATGCAAAAGGATATTTCGTCTGGGGAATCTGGATATCTGCAGCCTATGCTGTCCTCTCCATCATTTCAATGATCGTCCGCTGGCCCATCGTCGGTGTTGTGTGGAACGCATTGAATGGACTCGGCCAGGACTGGCATGCGGACAAGAACTGCCGCCGCTGGTATGACCTTGCAACGTTTGCATGGGTTCTTGTGTTCGCCGCACGATTTGTTGTCCAGCAGTGGCTTTATGTAGAGGAGGCGGCTACGGCGCTGGGCGTCACCCGCATCATCATGGGGTGGCCGCTCACAATTCTGGCTGTGGTGGTCACCGTATGGACGGTACGCAAAGCGACGGTGGCAGAATTGGCTCCAGCGGTTGAGACAGTCTCTAGTGGAGAAAATTCGACTCGCTCGGATCTAGCGGAGTAG